In Roseicyclus marinus, the genomic window TCCCGCTCGAGGATCGTCAGCCCGTTGATATCCTTGACCGGGATGACGGATCGGTCAAAGCGCCCCTCCGCCCAGGCGCGGGCGGCGCGTTTCTGGCTTTCGACGGCCAGCGCATCGGCATCGTCGCGGGTAAAGCCGTATTCGGTGGCGATGATGTCGGCGGAAATGCCCTGGGGGACGAAATAGGTCTCCATCGCGATGGCGGGGTCGACGGCGATGGCCGCCCCGTCGCTGCCCATGGCGACGCGGCCCATCATCTCGACGCCGCCCGCGATATAGGCATTGCCGCCCCCGCCCCGGACCTGGTTCGCGGCGAGGTTCACTGCCTCCATCCCGCTGGCGCAGAAGCGGTTGATCGACAGGCCCGGAATGCGCTCGTCGAGATCGGAGGCGAGAACGGCGGTGCGCGCAAGGCAGCCGCCCTGTTCCATCACCTGGGTGACATTGCCCCAGATCACATCCTCCACCGCGTGGCCGTCGAGGCCGTTGCGGTCCTTGATCGCATTCAGCGTCACCGCCGAGAGCCGCGCCGCCGTCACCTCGTGCAGCGCGCCATCCTTGCGGCCCTTGCCGCGCGGGGTGCGGATCGCGTCGTAGATATAGGCCTCGGTCATCTCTCGTCTCCGGTCAGGCGGGAAAGGCCCGCGTCATCAACTCGTAGGGGTGTTTCCAGCCCGGCGTGGCCGCGATGCGGTCGAGCCAGGCCGAGATCGCCGGGTAATCGGCCCGGTCGAAGGTGAAGGGTTCGTCGTAGAAGAGATATCCCGCGCAGGAGATGTCGGCGCAGGTCAGGCTGTCGCCCACCAACCAGTCGCGGGTGGCAAGCTCGCCCTCCAGCACCTGCAGCGCGGCCTTGAGCCGGCCGGCGAGGTAGGCGATCGCCTCGGGCGGGCGCTTGTCCTCGGGCAGGAAGTTCATCAGGAAGCGCAACGGGCCTGCCTGTCCCGAGACCTTCTGGTTGTCGAAGATCGTCCAGCGCAGGATCTCGCGCCGCGTGGTTTTCGAGCCGTCGCCGCAGAGCCTGCCCGTCTCGTCCATCACCCAATCCTGAATCACGCCCGACTGGGTCAGGACCAGGTCGCCCGCCTCGAGGACCGGCACCTCGCCCATCGGGTTGAGGGCGCGGAATTCGGGGCTGCGCGCCGCGCCGTTGAAGAAATCGACATGGCGCGGGGTCCAGTCGATCCCGGCAAGCGTCAGCGCAAGGGCTGCCTTGTAGGCATTGCCGGATTCGCCGAAGCAATGGAGCGTGATGGTCATGATCGTCCTCCTGACGCCTGTCGCGTGGCGGCGGTGCGTCGTGCATATTTATGGAAAGATGAAGGCTCGTAACGTCCTGTTAAGGTTAATGCGCCAGACTGGACGGGCGGTACAGGCTGGCAAGCCGATGACCGTGAAAGGTGAAGGCGCCCCGGTCCGCCGTGCAGCGCCCCTCGGGACCGCGGATCCGTTGGGGAACACTCGCCGGAACGGGGCGCTGATCCCTGGGCTTCATCTTTCCAAAAATATGCAGGCCCGACGGTCCCGGTCGGCGCGATAGGATGGCGGAGGCCCCGGCCCCTCACGCCTTGCGCTCCTCAAGCTCGGAATTGAAGAGCCGCAGCCGCGCGGCGAGCTTTTCCTCGTGGATCACGCTGCCCCAGTTCTCGAAGAGAAAGGACAGGAATTCCCCCTCGTCGAGGCCGGCCTCACCGGACAGGGCGCGCAATTTGCGAAAGCCGTCCTCGCTCATGGCGATGTTGGGGCGGCGCGTGAGCCGCAGGCGTTTGGGCATTCTTCCCCCTCCCTCGAGGATGTGGCGGGCCGCGCTCCTCCGATGCGGCCCGGACCCGAGCCTAGAAGTTCGCGGCGTCGAGCGCCATCACCGGTTCGGCGCCCGACTGGATGCGCGCCAGATGCGTCGCCGTCATCGGCAATTGGCGGGCCATGTAGAAGCGCGCGGTGGCCAGTTTCGTGCGGTGGAACTCGGGGTCATCCGTGCCTGCGGCCAGCGCCGCCTGTGCGGCCTCGGCCATGCGTGCCCACATCAGGCCAAGGCAGACATGGCCGAAGAGATGCATGAAATCATAGCTGCCCGAGAGCGCGGCATTGGGGTTCTTCATGCCTTCTTGCATGAAATACATCGCGGCGGTCTGAAGATCCTTGGAGGCGCGTTTGAGCGGGTCGACGAATTCGGCCATGCCTTGCGTCTCGCCTGCGGTCTTGCAGAAGGTTTTGACCATCTCGAAGAAGGCCATCACATGCTTGCCGCCATCTTGCGCCAGCTTGCGGCCCACGAGGTCGAGCGCCTGCACGCCATTGGCGCCTTCGTAGATCATCGCGATGCGGGCGTCGCGGGCGTATTGCGACATGCCCCATTCCTCGATGTAGCCATGCCCGCCATAGACCTGCTGGGCCTGGACGGTCATGTCGAAGCCCTTGTCGGTCAGGAAGCCCTTGATGACGGGCGTCATGAGCGAGATCAGGCCATCGGCCTCCGCATCGCCCGACCTGTGGGCCGCATCGATGAGCGTCGCCCCCCAGAGGAGGAAGGCGCGCCCCCCTTCGACGAAGCTTTTCTGCTCCATCAGGTTGCGGCGGATGTCGGGGTGGACGATCAGCGGATCGGCGGGGCTGTCGGGGTTTTTCGGGCCGGTGATGTCGCGGCCCTGCAGGCGGTCCCTGGCATAGGCCAGCGCGTTCTGGAAGGCGATCTCGGCCTGGGCCACGCCCTGCATGCCGACGCCGAGGCGGGCCTCGTTCATCATGGTGAACATGGCGCGCATGCCCTTGTGTTCCTCGCCCAGGAGGTAACCGGTCGCCCCGTCGTAGTTCATCACGCAGGTGGCATTGCCGTGGATGCCCATCTTTTCCTCGATCTTGCCGCAGGAGACGCCGTTGCGGGGGCCGAGGCTGCCATCCTCGTTCACGAGGAACTTGGGCACGATGAAGAGCGAGACGCCCTTGATCCCCTCGGGGCCGCCGGGGATCTTTGCCAGCACGAGGTGGATGATGTTCTCGGCCATGTCGTGTTCGCCGGCCGAGATGAAGATCTTTTGCCCCGTCACCTTGTAGCTGCCATCGGCCTGCGGTTCGGCCTTGGTCCGCATCAGGCCCAGGTCGGTGCCGCAATGGGGTTCGGTCAGGTTCATGGTGCCGGTCCAGTCGCAGGCGACCATCTTGTGCAGGTAGGTCGCTTTCTGCGCCTCTGTCCCGTGGGCGAGGATGGTGGAGGCCGCGCCATGGGTCAGGCCCTGGTACATGGTGAAGGCCTGGTTGGCGGCGGAGAAGAATTCGCCGACGGCGGTGCCCAGCACATAGGGCATGCCCTGGCCGCCGAAGTCCTCGGGCATGTCGATGCCGGGCCAGCCGTTGTCCTTCATCTGCTGGAAGGCATCCTTGAAGCCCGGGGGGGTGTAGACCACGCCATTCTCGAGCCGGCAGCCATGGGTGTCGCCCACCGGGTTCAGGGGGGCCAGAACCTCGGAGGCGATCTTGCCCGCTTCCTCGAGGATGGCGGCGGTGAAATCGCGGTCGAGATCGCCGTAGCCGGGCGTTTTGCCCTGCGAGAGTTTCAGCACGTCATGCAAGATGAACTGCATGTCCTTGGTGGGGGCGGTATAGCTCGGCATGTCGTCAATCCTCCCGGTCTTGTCCCTGGCTCACTCGGCGGCGTCGCGCGCGCCCCCGAGGCTGGCCAGCATGTCCTCGACGAGGCCCATCTGGCTCTGAAGGTCGTTGATCGCCACGTCCAGTTCGGCGCGCTGGCGTTCCATGTCGGTCAGCCGCTCGCGCGCGATGGCGATGGTGCGCGACAGCTGCGTCGCCTGCTGGTCGCCCACGTAGTAGAGGTCGAGCAGCTGGCGGATTTCCTCGAGGCTGAAGCCGAAGCGCTTGCCGCGCAGGATCAGCGTGAGCCGGGCGCGGTCGCGTTTCGTGAACAGGCGCTTCTGCCCCTCGCGGATCGGGAAGAGCAGTTCCTTTTGCTCGTAGAAGCGCAGGGTGCGCGGCGTCACCTCGAAGGCGTCGCACATCTGGCGGATGGTCATCGTATCGGCGGTCATGGTCCTGTCTTCCGTGTCGAACATGGGGTTTCTGCCGTCTGGATGTGCGAGTCGGGGATATCTTTACAAGACAGGATGACGTTGACGTAAACGGAACGTCGCGTCACTTTGCAGGGTGACGAAACGTCAGGAAAGATTACGCAGGGGAAGGCGCAATTTTGTGAGGGGCTTTCGGTGCTTTCCGCTCAATCCAGCCTGTCGAGATAGGCATCGGGCGGGCCGAAAGTCTTGATGACGCCTGCGCCCGTGCCGGTCTCGACGGATTCCTCCGGCAGTCGGTGAAGGCGATAGTCGATCCCCAGTCGGGTGCAGATCGTATCTTGATTGGCGTTTATGGCGTGACCCGCCAACCTCGGGTCGCGGGCGA contains:
- a CDS encoding acetyl-CoA C-acetyltransferase, whose amino-acid sequence is MTEAYIYDAIRTPRGKGRKDGALHEVTAARLSAVTLNAIKDRNGLDGHAVEDVIWGNVTQVMEQGGCLARTAVLASDLDERIPGLSINRFCASGMEAVNLAANQVRGGGGNAYIAGGVEMMGRVAMGSDGAAIAVDPAIAMETYFVPQGISADIIATEYGFTRDDADALAVESQKRAARAWAEGRFDRSVIPVKDINGLTILERDEYLRPGTDMQSLGALKPAFKEMGEMMPGFDAVALMKYPHLERIEHIHHAGNSSGIVDGAAALLIGTAEFGAAHGLKPRARIRATAKIGTDPTIMLTGPVPATEKILRDSGMAISDIDLFEVNEAFSSVVLRFLQAFDVDHDRVNVNGGAIAMGHPLGATGAMIIGTLLDELERTGKGTGLATLCVASGMGAATIIERL
- a CDS encoding glutathione S-transferase family protein, producing the protein MTITLHCFGESGNAYKAALALTLAGIDWTPRHVDFFNGAARSPEFRALNPMGEVPVLEAGDLVLTQSGVIQDWVMDETGRLCGDGSKTTRREILRWTIFDNQKVSGQAGPLRFLMNFLPEDKRPPEAIAYLAGRLKAALQVLEGELATRDWLVGDSLTCADISCAGYLFYDEPFTFDRADYPAISAWLDRIAATPGWKHPYELMTRAFPA
- a CDS encoding acyl-CoA dehydrogenase C-terminal domain-containing protein yields the protein MPSYTAPTKDMQFILHDVLKLSQGKTPGYGDLDRDFTAAILEEAGKIASEVLAPLNPVGDTHGCRLENGVVYTPPGFKDAFQQMKDNGWPGIDMPEDFGGQGMPYVLGTAVGEFFSAANQAFTMYQGLTHGAASTILAHGTEAQKATYLHKMVACDWTGTMNLTEPHCGTDLGLMRTKAEPQADGSYKVTGQKIFISAGEHDMAENIIHLVLAKIPGGPEGIKGVSLFIVPKFLVNEDGSLGPRNGVSCGKIEEKMGIHGNATCVMNYDGATGYLLGEEHKGMRAMFTMMNEARLGVGMQGVAQAEIAFQNALAYARDRLQGRDITGPKNPDSPADPLIVHPDIRRNLMEQKSFVEGGRAFLLWGATLIDAAHRSGDAEADGLISLMTPVIKGFLTDKGFDMTVQAQQVYGGHGYIEEWGMSQYARDARIAMIYEGANGVQALDLVGRKLAQDGGKHVMAFFEMVKTFCKTAGETQGMAEFVDPLKRASKDLQTAAMYFMQEGMKNPNAALSGSYDFMHLFGHVCLGLMWARMAEAAQAALAAGTDDPEFHRTKLATARFYMARQLPMTATHLARIQSGAEPVMALDAANF
- a CDS encoding MerR family transcriptional regulator; this translates as MTADTMTIRQMCDAFEVTPRTLRFYEQKELLFPIREGQKRLFTKRDRARLTLILRGKRFGFSLEEIRQLLDLYYVGDQQATQLSRTIAIARERLTDMERQRAELDVAINDLQSQMGLVEDMLASLGGARDAAE